One Alnus glutinosa chromosome 3, dhAlnGlut1.1, whole genome shotgun sequence genomic region harbors:
- the LOC133864850 gene encoding uncharacterized protein LOC133864850: MKGASPQLLLNSCSESEHEGEKNGGKARKVIQEECGDEIDGMAEKFQCLVLHKRETPKRGEELFWEKESLWRHEQKNRAARLEKQLKTKWELEDLIEEQLNRFRAHYNRATVPTRLKDVAQLLMPKWAPPQQLASLTWFGDWRPSAMLDLVCGLARSSLSDSMRGNEDLLSQLTHDTRIEEAILDEEMAEIQATCILHLPFTPIKNRSAGFALGCIQSEFRKIERVITKAQNLRFKALELVVKKLLSQTDAAEFLVAFEGIQDVIHQFASTQRLRKGPATLSFKALGYT, encoded by the exons atgaaaggagCATCACCCCAACTACTCTT GAATAGTTGTAGTGAGAGTGAACatgaaggagaaaagaatggAGGGAAGGCAAGGAAAGTCATCCAAGAAGAATGTGGTGATGAAATCGATGGCATGGCAGAGAAATTCCAGTGCTTGGTCCTCCACAAGCGTGAAACACCCAAACGAG GTGAAGAGCTGTTCTGGGAGAAAGAGAGTCTGTGGAGACATGAGCAGAAGAACAGAGCAGCAAGGCTAGAGAAGCAACTGAAGACAAAGTGGGAACTTGAGGATCTAATTGAAGAACAACTGAACAGGTTTCGTGCCCATTACAACCGAGCCACAGTCCCTACCCGCCTCAAGGACGTGGCCCAACTCCTCATGCCCAAATGGGCTCCGCCGCAGCAGTTGGCCTCCCTCACCTGGTTCGGCGACTGGCGGCCCTCCGCCATGCTCGACCTTGTCTGTGGCCTGGCCCGCTCATCATTATCAGACTCAATGAGGGGCAATGAAGACCTCCTATCTCAGCTCACACATGATACACGTATTGAGGAGGCAATACTCGATGAGGAAATGGCTGAGATTCAAGCTACGTGTATCCTTCACCTTCCCTTCACTCCAATCAAAAACCGCTCAGCTGGGTTTGCCTTGGGATGTATTCAGTCCGAGTTCAGGAAGATTGAACGTGTCATCACTAAGGCCCAAAACCTCAG GTTCAAGGCATTGGAATTGGTGGTAAAGAAGTTGTTGAGCCAAACTGATGCAGCAGAATTCTTAGTCGCATTTGAGGGAATTCAAGATGTCATCCACCAGTTTGCATCAACCCAAAGGCTACGAAAGGGTCCAGCCACTTTATCATTCAAGGCCTTGGGGTATACTTAA